The following is a genomic window from uncultured Propionivibrio sp..
GGCGCGCGCAAGATCCCGACCTGCAAGGTGCCGGTGCTGTTCGAGGCGCCGCTGGCGGCGTCGCTGATCGGCAATTTCGTTCATGCCGTGAGCGGCGGCAGCCTCTACCGCAAGTCCTCCTTCCTGCTCGACAGCCTTGGCAAACCGGTTTTTTCGAAGATCGTGCGTATCCGCGAAGAGCCGCATCTGCCCGGCGCGCTGGCCAGCAGCCTGTTCGACAACGACGGCGTGGCGACGCGTCCGCGCATCGTTGTTGATGACGGAGTCCTGCAGGGGTATTTCCTCGGAACCTATTCGGCGCGGAAGCTCGGTCTGCCCTGTACGGCCAACGCCGGCGGGTGTCACAACCTGATCGTCGATGGTGGCGACCTCGATTTCGAGGGACTCTTGCGTTCGATGGGTCGAGGTCTGCTGGTGACCGAACTGCTTGGTCATGGTGTCAATTACGTCAACGGCGATTATTCGCGCGGAGCCGCCGGCTATTGGGTCGAGAACGGCCAGATTGCCTATCCGGTCGAGGAAATCACGATCGCCGGCAACCTGCGCGACATGTTCCGGCAGATCGCGGCCGTCGGTAATGACGTTTTGGTACGCGGCTCGCGTCAGGTCGGGTCGATCCTGATTGAGGAAATGAAGGTTGCCGGCAATTAATGACACTTCAATTGATCCGCCACGCCGTCGTCCTTTGGCTATAATCACTCGGTTGGTTCCCGTTGTCGTTCCTTTTTTTGGCAGTTCAATGGATCAGTTTTCCTGGAGAGATGAAATCATGGAAAGACGTTCGTTTCTGAAGAAGGCCGGTGTCGGCCTGGCGGCCGGTGCCGTCGCTGCGCCGGCGCTGGCGCAGAGTTTGCCGACGATCAAGTGGCGTATGGCGTCGAGCTTCCCGAAGAGCCTCGATACCCTGCACGGTTCCGCCGAGTTCCTGTGCAAGCGGATTTCGGAAATGACGGGCGGCAAGTTCCAGATCCAGGTATTCGCCGCGGGCGAAATCGTCCCGGGACCGGGCGTACATGACGCGGTCAAGGACGGCACAGTCGAAATCGGCTTTACCTGTTCGTACTATTACTTCGGCAAGGAGCCGACCTACTGTATCGATACGGCGATCCCGTTCGGCATGAACGCGCGTCAGGTCAAGGCCTGGTATCGTCAGGGCAACGGCGCCAAGCTGATGGGCGAGTTCTTCGCCAAATCGAACCTCGTCGTCTTCCCGAGCGGCAACACCGGCGTGCAGATGGGCGGTTGGTACCGCAAGGAAATCAAGAGCGCGGCCGATTTCAAGGGCCTGAAGATGCGCGTCGCCGGCCTTGCCGGTGCGGTGCTCTCGAAGCTCGGCGTCGTGCCGCAACAGATCGCCGGCAGCGACATTTATCCGGCGCTCGAAAAGGGTACGATCGATGCGGTCGAGTGGGTCGGTCCTTATGACGATCAGAAGCTTGGCTTCAACAAGGTTGCCAAGTACTACTACTATCCGGCTTGGTGGGAAGGCGGTCCGCAGATCTCGACCTACATCAATGCCAAGAAATTCGCCGAGTTGCCGAAGGAATACCAGGCGATCATCGAGGCGGCCTGCGCCGAGACCGATACCGAAATGTGCGCGCGCTACGATGCCAAGAACCCGGCAGCGCTGAAGCAGTTGCTGGCCTCCGGCACCAAGGTGTTGCCGTTCCCGAAGGACGTGATGGAAGCCAGCTACAAGGCGGCCATGGAATACTATGCCGAGACCTCGGCGAAGTATCCGGACTTCAAGAAGATCTACGAGGACTACAAGAAATTCCTCGACGACCAGAACTTCTGGTATCGCGTCGCCGAGAACGAATTCGCGAAGTTCATGTACAGCCGCAAGGGCTAATTCGGCTGGCAGAAAAAAAGGCGGGGGCGATGCCCCCGTTTTTTTGCTTTCGGCTTCGTGAGGGCGTCTGTCGGGCGTGATGATCGGGGAAGAAAGCCGTTACGGTGTGGTGTTCGGTGAGCCGTGTCGCCAAGGTGCGCGTCCTGAACGCACGACAATTTTAGGAGAAAAGCATGGAAAGACGTTCGTTCTTGAAGAAGGCCGGAGCAGGCTTGGCCGCCGGTGCCGTGGCGGCGCCCGCGCTGGCGCAGAATGCGCCGACGATCAAGTGGCGGATGGCCTCGAGCTATCCGAAGAGTCTGGACACAATTTATGGCGCCACCGAGTTCCTCGTCAAGCGTGTGGCGGAGATGTCCGGCGGCAAGTTCCAGATTCAGCTTTTCGCCGCCGGCGAGATTGTTCCAGGCACCGCTGTTCATGACGCCGTCAAGGATGGTACGGTCGAGACCGGTTTCAC
Proteins encoded in this region:
- a CDS encoding TRAP transporter substrate-binding protein, giving the protein MERRSFLKKAGVGLAAGAVAAPALAQSLPTIKWRMASSFPKSLDTLHGSAEFLCKRISEMTGGKFQIQVFAAGEIVPGPGVHDAVKDGTVEIGFTCSYYYFGKEPTYCIDTAIPFGMNARQVKAWYRQGNGAKLMGEFFAKSNLVVFPSGNTGVQMGGWYRKEIKSAADFKGLKMRVAGLAGAVLSKLGVVPQQIAGSDIYPALEKGTIDAVEWVGPYDDQKLGFNKVAKYYYYPAWWEGGPQISTYINAKKFAELPKEYQAIIEAACAETDTEMCARYDAKNPAALKQLLASGTKVLPFPKDVMEASYKAAMEYYAETSAKYPDFKKIYEDYKKFLDDQNFWYRVAENEFAKFMYSRKG